In the Bacillus sp. HSf4 genome, GAACCAGAACAGACTGTTCAGTAGCAGGCGAAATCGCCCCATCCTATAGAGTCAAAATTACATAAAAACAATCCCGGGGGGCCGGGATTGTCTCCTATTTCTCCGCTTTTTGAAACGCTTCTTCATACTCCTTTATCACTTGATCGCCGCCGTTTGAGCGCCATTTTTCGACCGCTTGTTCAAATTGGCTTTCATCTATCTTCCCGAGGATGAATTGATATGTGGCATCATCGATGATCTTTTGCAGTTCATCTCCCCTTTCCGATTCGGTTTGGGAGTACAGGCTCTCAGCCGGGTTTGAGACGATGATCTTTTGATTGTCTTCTGTCAGCTCTTCATATTTTGAACGAAGCGGATCTCCCGTGTTTTTCAAATAGGCTTTATCAATGCCGACAAGTGAGACAAGCGGCTGAATTTCGGCTTGCCAGTCTTTCAGGTTTTTCTCAATGCGTTTGAAATGTTGATCCCCTTCTTTTTTGTAGTGAACCCCTTCGATGCCGTATGTCATCAGGCTGTAGACATCCTCTTCTGCAATTCGGTCAAAAAAGGCTAAAATCCGTTTCAGCTCTTTCTCCGTTTTGACGCTCGTTTTCGGAAAGGCGAAGATTCCATTATGTCCGCCGGATGCCCAGACGTGTTCTTTCCCGTCAGGTCCTTTGATGCGGTTGATGATATCAAGCTCCATCTTGTCATCAACAGACTGGTCTCTTAAATTGACGGCATCGACCATGTTTCCTACATAAATGCCGGATTTCCCTTGAGAAAACAGCTCCTGCTGCTGTGTTTTGCTTGTTACCGGAAAATCCTTATTGATCAGCCCTTCGTCATACAACTTTTTCATATACTTCATGGTGTCCATATATGCTGTCGTCATGAAAGCAGGTGTAAACTTGCCGTTCTGTTCTTTCCAGTCTGTCGGCATCCCCATATATGAACCCAATGTTTTAAACGCCCCGTAAATCAGATCATTTCTGTCGGCAAATCCAATCGTATCCTGCTTTCCGTCTTGATCTGGATCATTTTCTGTAAACGCTTTGGCCGTTTTGTATAAATCATCCAATGTTTTCGGCATCTCGAGACCCAGGTTGTCGAGCCAATCTTTGCGGATGACGATCCCTTGTCTTGATAGCGGGCGCTCTCTGTAGATGCCGTAAAGCTTTCCATCGATTGATGCATTTTTATTGATGAGCTTGTTCATTTTGCTCAGATTCGGATAATCCTTTAAATAAGGGCCGACTTCCCAAAACATCCCCGATCTGAAGGCATTCATGACAGATGAATTTTTGATGTCCTGAATGGTGACCACTTTCGGCAGGTTTCCGGCGGCGAGGGCGGAATTCAAGCGGTCTTCTTTGACCGCATCAGGCACCCACATTAAATCAAGCTTTGTATTGGTGAGCTCTTCAATTTTTTTAATCGCCGTATCCTTTGGCGGCTGCTGGTGATAGAGAATCACCATCCAGCTCAAATCAAGGGGAGAATCAAGATCCACCTTCTCATCCTTTGAAGAAGCCTGGTCGGCTCCCTTCGAGCAGCCCAGCAATCCCCCCGCCAAAAGCAGCAGCATCAACATCGGGATCAGCCATTTTTTCCCCATATCGTCCCCTCCGTTTTCATCCTTTTATAGATCCTAATAACGCTCCCTTTGCAAAGTGCTTTTGAATAAACGGATATACGAGCAGCACCGGTATGGTCGCAACGACGATAACCGCCATTTTAATCGTTTGCTCCGGAGGCGGTGAAGCCGCTCCCATTTCCGTCATATCTCCCTGCATTCCGCTTGATACAATCACGATTTGCCGAAGCAGAACCTGAATCGGCCACTTCGTCGAATCATTCAAATACAGAATCGCCTGCATATACGTGTTCCAATAGGTGACGGCATAGAACAGTGAAATCGTCGCAATCGCCGGCAGGGACAGCGGCAGAATGATGCGGAAGAAAATCCCCAGATCATTGCAGCCGTCCATTTTCGCTGATTCTTCCAAACTATCCGGGATATTTTGAAAGAAATTTTTTAAAATGATCAGGTTAAAGGCATTGATGGCGGTCGGGAGAATCAGAGACCAGTAGGAATCCAAGAGTCCAAGTGTTTTGACGACGAGAAATGTCGGGATCATACCGCCGCTGAAGAGCATCGTAAAGACGACTAAAAACATCAGCACCCGTCTGCCCGCCAGCTCTCTTCTCGACAATCCGTAGGCCATCAGTGAGGAAAGAAACATGCTGACCGCCGTTCCTGCGGCCGTCACAAGAATGGAAATGATTAAGCTTCTGTAGACAATATCGGTCGAAAAAATATATTTGTACGCCTCCAGTGAAAAAGTCGTCGGGATTAAAATGAACTTTTTCGAAATCACCTCTTCCACTGTCGCAAAAGAAGCGGCTATCACATGGATAAACGGCAGTACACAAACCAGTCCAAATCCCGCTAAAAATGAATAATTCAATATGTCAAACAAACGGCTACCTGCAGAATGTCTGATCGTCATTCCACCCCTCCTTGTAAGCGCTATCAAAAAATTACGATATCGTGTCTAAAATGTAGCAAACAGAGGTGAGAGCGTCTATAATCATTTTTTAAGCAGGGGCGGGAAAACGGAGAATCGGATTATGACCTTAAGAAATGACATGTCAGGTCCCGAGAAGGTCTGACGTGTTGACTTTCGGCGTGTAGCCCAGCTCGCGGACAGCTGAGTCAATCGACCACGGCTTC is a window encoding:
- a CDS encoding extracellular solute-binding protein codes for the protein MGKKWLIPMLMLLLLAGGLLGCSKGADQASSKDEKVDLDSPLDLSWMVILYHQQPPKDTAIKKIEELTNTKLDLMWVPDAVKEDRLNSALAAGNLPKVVTIQDIKNSSVMNAFRSGMFWEVGPYLKDYPNLSKMNKLINKNASIDGKLYGIYRERPLSRQGIVIRKDWLDNLGLEMPKTLDDLYKTAKAFTENDPDQDGKQDTIGFADRNDLIYGAFKTLGSYMGMPTDWKEQNGKFTPAFMTTAYMDTMKYMKKLYDEGLINKDFPVTSKTQQQELFSQGKSGIYVGNMVDAVNLRDQSVDDKMELDIINRIKGPDGKEHVWASGGHNGIFAFPKTSVKTEKELKRILAFFDRIAEEDVYSLMTYGIEGVHYKKEGDQHFKRIEKNLKDWQAEIQPLVSLVGIDKAYLKNTGDPLRSKYEELTEDNQKIIVSNPAESLYSQTESERGDELQKIIDDATYQFILGKIDESQFEQAVEKWRSNGGDQVIKEYEEAFQKAEK
- a CDS encoding carbohydrate ABC transporter permease gives rise to the protein MTIRHSAGSRLFDILNYSFLAGFGLVCVLPFIHVIAASFATVEEVISKKFILIPTTFSLEAYKYIFSTDIVYRSLIISILVTAAGTAVSMFLSSLMAYGLSRRELAGRRVLMFLVVFTMLFSGGMIPTFLVVKTLGLLDSYWSLILPTAINAFNLIILKNFFQNIPDSLEESAKMDGCNDLGIFFRIILPLSLPAIATISLFYAVTYWNTYMQAILYLNDSTKWPIQVLLRQIVIVSSGMQGDMTEMGAASPPPEQTIKMAVIVVATIPVLLVYPFIQKHFAKGALLGSIKG